A genomic window from Silene latifolia isolate original U9 population chromosome Y, ASM4854445v1, whole genome shotgun sequence includes:
- the LOC141631581 gene encoding pentatricopeptide repeat-containing protein At5g15300-like, translating into MPVCHDITAAYVELLQRCCISKNLQNLRKLHVQTIKLLIDGDFFIRAKLRSGYALCITLSSESVAGLLHLRVGKWVHGYAVVRGLASDLAHCNALISMYEKFSDSPDAVAFTTILTACSHGGRIDKGKEYFAMMTERAFETFSASSGLKMNNGKLNIYSNGVNEDIMKCIEEAS; encoded by the exons ATGCCAGTATGCCACGACATCACCGCAGCATATGTAGAACTTCTGCAACGCTGTTGCATCTCCAAAAACCTTCAAAATCTCCGCAAACTTCATGTACAAACTATCAAACTCCTTATTGATGGCGATTTTTTCATACGAGCTAAGCTTCGTTCCGGTTACGCTTTGTGTATAACACTATCATCAGAG TCCGTTGCTGGGCTCTTGCACTTGCGGGTAGGGAAATGGGTACATGGGTATGCTGTTGTACGTGGGTTGGCGTCAGATTTAGCGCATTGTAATGCCTTGATCAGTATGTATGAGAAGTTTAGTGATTCG CCTGATGCTGTTGCATTTACGACCATTCTTACGGCTTGTAGTCATGGAGGGAGGATAGATAAGGGGAAGGAGTATTTTGCGATGATGACGGAGAG GGCTTTTGAGACATTCTCTGCCTCATCTGGACTTAAAATGAACAATGGCAAGTTAAATATTTACAGTAATGGGGTGAATGAGGATATCATGAAGTGTATTGAGGAAGCATCATGA